The stretch of DNA GACGAGATCGAGCAGATCCGCGAGCGCCTGGCCCACACCGTCGACGCCCTGGTCGACCGGACGAACCCCAAGAACATCGCCCGCCGGACCCTCGAGGACGTGAAGGGCCGCTTCGTCGCGCCCGACGGCAGCCTGCGCTACGAGAACGTCGTGCCGGTCGTCCTCGGCGTCGTGGGCACGGTGGCCGCCGTCGTCGTCCTGCGCAAGGTGCTGGGCTGACCATGGCCGAGCGCGGCAAGCTCGCGATCCGGATGCTGCACGACCGGCTGCTCGTCTCCCTCGACGACGAGGCAGGGGAGCGGCGCTCCGGCGGAGGCATCCTGATCCCGGCGACCGCCGCCATGGGCAAGCGCCTCTCGTGGGCCAAGGTCGAGGCGACGGGTGCGCACGTGCGCGCCGTCGAGGTCGGCGACCGCGTCCTCTTCGACCCCGAGGAGCGCGCCGAGGTGGAGGTGCGCGGCGAGAGCTTCGTGCTGCTGCGCGAGCGCGACCTGCACGCCGTCGCCTCCGAGCGCATCGAGGAGGGCCAGACCGGCCTGTACCTGTGAGGGTGCGGTGGACGGTGGCGGCCACGGGCCGCGCCCAGGGAGCGGAGGACGGATGAGCGGGACCGGACGTGAGGTGCCGTTGCGCCGCATCCGGCTGCTGCGCAGCGAGGAGACGTTCGCCGACCGCCTGCGTCTGCTGCGTCGTCGCTGGCGGCTCATGCTGCGCCTCGGGGCTGCGTCGTCGCTCGCCTTCCTGGTGGCCACCCAGGTGTTCGGCCACCAGCAGGCGTTCTTCGCGCCCATCGCCGCGGTCGTCGTCATCACCGCCGGCGGTGGACTGCGGGGACGCACTCTCTTCGAGGTCGTCGTCGGTGTCGCGCTGGGCGTGCTGGTGGGCGAGCTGATCATCCTCACCATCGGACGCGGTCCGGCGCAGATGGCCCTCGTCGTGCTCCTGACCGTCGCCGCAGCCACCCTCACCGGCATCCGCGGGCTCGCGCTCACCCAGGCGGCCAGCTCGGCCGTCCTGCTGGCCGCCGTCGTGCCCGTGCCGGGTGCGGGCAACCCCGCCCTGACCCGGTTCCTCGACGCGCTCGTCGGAGGCCTGTGCGGCATGGCCATGGTGCTGCTGATCCCGCGCAACCCCGTGCGCGACATCGACGCCGAGGTGCAGCGGCTCCTGCGGCAGCTCGCGTCGGTCCTCCGCGGCACCGGCCGGGCGCTGCGCGAGTCGGACTCGACGGTCGCCGACGACGCGCTCACGCGGGCGCGCGGCCTGCAGAGCAGCATCGAGTCGCTCGACGCGACCGCCGCCAACGTCAGCGAGATCGCGCGCATGTCGCCGCTGCGGTGGCGCCAGCGCGACCACCTGGCCCTCTACGTCGGGGCGGTGCGCGACTTCGACAACGCCATCCGGGACGCCCGCGTGCTGGCCCGCCGCGCCAGCGCCATGCTGCGCCACGGCGAGACGGGCCCCGACGCGCTCTGGCTGTCGGTCGAGGAGCTCGCCGAGGCGGTCGACCTCGTCGCCGACGACCTCTCGACGCTCGACGACTTCGCCGGTGCGCGCGAGCGGATCGTCGCCGCGGTCCGCATCGCGGTCGAGGCCCTGCCCGCCACGATGACCCTCAACACGGCCGCCATCACCGCCCAGGTCCGCTCGATCGCCGCCGACCTGCTGTACGTCTGCGGCGCCACCCGCGACGAGATCGACGAGGCGCTCGACGTCGGTCCGTGAGCCGGTCGTCCGTGCCGGTCTCCTCGACGCGCCGACGCGGGGGTGGCGCCCCGGCGTCGCGGTGCGCTACGTTGCTCTCACCCGACCGCCCGAGGAGGTGAGCCGCATGACCCAGACCACGACCCCGATCGCCTTCGATCGCGCGTCCGCCGTCGCGTCCTTCGGCCCCCACGTCCTCGGAGCAGTCCCTCGTTAGCCGGCACCAGCTGCCCGGCCCCCGAGCCGCTCCGGACCCCGTGTCCTGAGCGGCTCTTCTCGTGTCCGCCCACGACTCCCGTCCCTTCGATCCCACCCTGTCCTCGATCCCACCCACCCGACTCACAGAGAGGAGGCGCGCAATGAACCAGCACGACGACATCGACACCTTGCCCGCAGACACCCCGACGACCACC from Aeromicrobium erythreum encodes:
- a CDS encoding DUF3618 domain-containing protein; protein product: MTSQSDELVDEIEQIRERLAHTVDALVDRTNPKNIARRTLEDVKGRFVAPDGSLRYENVVPVVLGVVGTVAAVVVLRKVLG
- a CDS encoding GroES family chaperonin yields the protein MAERGKLAIRMLHDRLLVSLDDEAGERRSGGGILIPATAAMGKRLSWAKVEATGAHVRAVEVGDRVLFDPEERAEVEVRGESFVLLRERDLHAVASERIEEGQTGLYL
- a CDS encoding FUSC family protein — encoded protein: MSGTGREVPLRRIRLLRSEETFADRLRLLRRRWRLMLRLGAASSLAFLVATQVFGHQQAFFAPIAAVVVITAGGGLRGRTLFEVVVGVALGVLVGELIILTIGRGPAQMALVVLLTVAAATLTGIRGLALTQAASSAVLLAAVVPVPGAGNPALTRFLDALVGGLCGMAMVLLIPRNPVRDIDAEVQRLLRQLASVLRGTGRALRESDSTVADDALTRARGLQSSIESLDATAANVSEIARMSPLRWRQRDHLALYVGAVRDFDNAIRDARVLARRASAMLRHGETGPDALWLSVEELAEAVDLVADDLSTLDDFAGARERIVAAVRIAVEALPATMTLNTAAITAQVRSIAADLLYVCGATRDEIDEALDVGP